The Nocardioides sp. S-1144 genome includes a region encoding these proteins:
- a CDS encoding helix-turn-helix transcriptional regulator, which yields MPNGLRIAVLSSRDLVRHGLRGMLRELPVPVYFVDATDPTVAADLIIVDATGTLNDEAEGLEAVTTGEDAPVLVLTSRPPAQGFAEWDQAVHGFVSVSATDTQLVDAVAGALRTSLVARTKRVLTTPDRLSGLSPREVQVLAAIAAGKSNGEIAQEIYLGLNTIKTYIRTAYRKIGVTTRPNAILWALDHGLGRDGIGLDISDQDRRWSGDDPTPRTDPGTLHAGKPSA from the coding sequence ATGCCGAACGGTCTTCGAATCGCCGTGCTGAGCTCGCGCGACCTGGTCCGCCACGGGTTGCGCGGCATGCTGCGCGAACTCCCGGTCCCGGTGTACTTCGTCGACGCGACTGACCCCACCGTCGCAGCGGACCTCATCATCGTGGACGCGACCGGCACCTTGAACGACGAAGCAGAGGGGTTGGAGGCCGTCACCACCGGCGAGGACGCCCCTGTCCTGGTGCTCACCTCGCGTCCTCCGGCCCAGGGCTTCGCGGAGTGGGATCAGGCCGTGCACGGGTTCGTCAGCGTCTCGGCCACCGACACCCAGCTCGTCGACGCTGTGGCTGGGGCACTACGGACCTCGCTGGTCGCGCGGACCAAGCGCGTGCTGACGACCCCGGACAGGCTTAGTGGATTGAGCCCGCGGGAGGTGCAGGTTCTTGCTGCGATCGCGGCTGGCAAGTCCAACGGCGAGATCGCCCAGGAGATTTACCTCGGCCTGAACACCATCAAGACCTACATCCGCACCGCCTACCGCAAGATCGGTGTCACCACCCGCCCCAACGCCATTCTCTGGGCGCTGGATCACGGACTCGGGCGCGACGGCATCGGCCTGGACATCAGCGACCAGGACCGGCGATGGAGTGGAGACGACCCAACACCGAGGACTGACCCCGGCACGCTGCACGCGGGTAAGCCGTCCGCATAG
- a CDS encoding flagellar hook assembly protein FlgD: MVVENSTFYPLVRDGFEDESVMVVGNSGYIDARATITDHLGRPVRTLQLTDYLTEDRDAVLRAAWDGRTEAGSLVEAGSYTVAFSADYTTVIDGEVVQPTVHAVREVRVATRPHASPFRAFRRRREDVSAVERTRLSHPETSRSSSARVPAGDASVGVVESAATGRSNPRPMGHRR, translated from the coding sequence GTGGTGGTGGAGAACTCCACGTTCTACCCCTTGGTACGCGATGGGTTCGAGGACGAGTCCGTGATGGTGGTCGGGAACTCGGGCTACATCGACGCACGCGCCACCATCACTGACCACCTCGGACGTCCGGTGCGCACGTTGCAGCTGACCGACTACCTCACCGAGGACCGCGACGCGGTCCTGCGGGCCGCATGGGACGGCCGCACCGAGGCGGGCTCGCTGGTGGAGGCAGGCAGCTACACCGTGGCATTCTCCGCCGACTACACAACCGTGATCGACGGCGAGGTCGTGCAGCCCACGGTGCACGCCGTTCGCGAGGTTCGTGTAGCCACCCGACCGCATGCCTCGCCGTTTCGAGCGTTCCGTCGTCGGCGCGAAGACGTCAGCGCGGTCGAGCGGACCAGGTTGTCGCACCCAGAAACTTCTCGGTCATCTTCTGCTCGCGTGCCGGCAGGGGACGCGAGCGTCGGCGTCGTGGAAAGTGCGGCTACCGGCCGGAGCAACCCGCGTCCGATGGGGCATCGACGCTGA
- a CDS encoding DUF3800 domain-containing protein: MKGASSCFALGCVLIDSSDWTAGFDRLLQFRRQIRDTFGPLMRFELKANHLIRNGGGLRRFDMAPGQRRLIYNYHLNQLAGINARAFAVVVDKAAADVSGTACLEIAWETLLQRLERTTSQEQTDVMVIHDQGEDAALRAILRRARRHMTSGTYFGSGTIRMPLQRLIEDPVPRVSHESYFLQLADLVAYAGWRTHMAPGPGAARVADEHTWDQRGTAVHSAVNSLSRRGRPGVVLRY, translated from the coding sequence CTGAAGGGCGCCTCTTCCTGCTTCGCTCTCGGTTGCGTCCTCATCGATTCGAGCGACTGGACAGCCGGATTCGACCGTCTGCTTCAGTTCCGGCGCCAGATCCGCGACACCTTCGGCCCGCTGATGCGCTTCGAGCTGAAGGCCAACCACCTCATCCGCAACGGCGGAGGGCTGAGGCGATTCGACATGGCCCCCGGTCAGCGCCGGCTGATCTACAACTACCACCTGAACCAGCTCGCGGGGATCAACGCCAGGGCGTTCGCCGTCGTCGTCGACAAGGCTGCGGCTGACGTCAGCGGCACGGCCTGTTTGGAGATCGCGTGGGAGACGCTGCTTCAGCGGCTCGAACGTACGACGTCGCAGGAGCAGACCGACGTCATGGTCATCCACGATCAGGGGGAGGACGCCGCGCTGCGGGCCATCCTGCGCCGCGCCCGTCGGCACATGACCTCAGGCACCTACTTCGGCAGCGGCACGATCAGGATGCCGCTGCAGCGGCTGATCGAGGACCCCGTCCCGCGCGTCTCGCACGAGTCGTACTTCCTGCAGCTCGCCGACCTCGTCGCCTACGCGGGTTGGCGCACGCACATGGCGCCCGGACCGGGTGCGGCAAGGGTGGCCGACGAGCACACGTGGGACCAGCGCGGGACGGCTGTTCACTCGGCGGTGAACTCCCTGTCGAGACGCGGGCGACCCGGTGTAGTGCTTCGCTACTGA
- a CDS encoding tyrosine-type recombinase/integrase, whose translation MVKKREYGDGSIYQRAGDGLFVATLEAGSTPDGKRRRITVSAKTRPGVVKKLRDKRLAIEQGGVPTQGARTTVKTWAAAWLEVKQRTLSPRGYNAAASPVRKWIVPTIGHRRLDALTPADLRAVATAQREAGRTGSTQAATHRTLLNMLRSAIVEGHQVPQRVLLVPAPKMSKSDRMDLPVDQAVACLSVAATLPHGTRWALALIYGVRQGEALGLTWDMVDFETGEIRIEWQLDNLPYLDRANKALGFRVPDSYEVRHLVGAWHLVRPKSRKGFRVLPMSAGYQAALLAWRDVAPANPWDLVWPATQGRGGVRPANDKADLLEWHALQGAAALGPVSVGHPSGRYFHIHECRNVTATQLGEAGVDPVVIQSLLGHATAAQSGEYRRIHRAPKLEAVEKVAAMLRFNPS comes from the coding sequence GTGGTGAAGAAGCGGGAGTACGGCGACGGTTCGATCTACCAACGTGCCGGCGACGGGCTCTTCGTCGCCACGCTGGAGGCCGGATCAACCCCCGACGGGAAGCGCCGGCGGATCACCGTCTCGGCGAAGACCCGACCCGGCGTCGTCAAGAAGTTGCGCGACAAGCGGCTGGCGATCGAGCAGGGGGGCGTCCCGACCCAGGGCGCCCGCACGACGGTCAAGACCTGGGCCGCGGCCTGGCTCGAGGTCAAGCAGCGCACGCTGTCTCCGCGCGGCTACAACGCCGCTGCCTCGCCGGTGCGGAAGTGGATCGTGCCGACCATCGGGCACCGCCGGCTCGACGCGCTGACCCCGGCCGACCTCCGCGCGGTCGCGACCGCCCAGCGTGAAGCCGGGCGCACGGGGTCGACCCAAGCCGCGACCCACCGCACCCTGCTCAACATGCTGCGCTCGGCGATCGTCGAGGGCCACCAGGTGCCGCAGCGCGTGCTGCTCGTGCCGGCGCCAAAGATGAGCAAGAGCGACCGCATGGACCTGCCCGTCGACCAGGCCGTCGCGTGCCTGTCGGTGGCCGCCACGCTGCCGCACGGCACCCGCTGGGCCCTCGCGCTGATCTACGGCGTCCGCCAGGGCGAGGCGCTCGGGCTGACCTGGGACATGGTCGACTTCGAGACCGGCGAGATCCGGATCGAGTGGCAGCTCGACAACCTCCCGTACCTCGACCGCGCCAACAAGGCGCTCGGCTTCCGGGTGCCCGACTCCTACGAGGTCCGCCACCTGGTCGGCGCCTGGCACCTCGTGCGCCCGAAGTCGCGCAAGGGCTTCCGCGTGCTGCCGATGTCGGCCGGCTACCAGGCTGCGCTGCTCGCGTGGCGCGACGTCGCGCCGGCGAACCCGTGGGACCTGGTGTGGCCGGCGACCCAGGGTCGCGGCGGGGTGCGCCCCGCCAACGACAAGGCCGACCTGCTCGAGTGGCACGCGCTGCAGGGCGCTGCGGCTCTCGGGCCCGTCTCTGTCGGCCACCCGTCGGGGCGGTACTTCCACATCCACGAGTGCCGCAACGTCACCGCCACGCAGCTCGGCGAGGCCGGCGTCGACCCGGTCGTGATCCAGTCGCTGCTCGGCCACGCCACCGCCGCACAGTCGGGGGAGTACCGACGCATCCACCGGGCTCCGAAGCTCGAGGCGGTCGAGAAAGTCGCGGCCATGCTGCGGTTCAACCCGAGCTAA
- a CDS encoding response regulator transcription factor: protein MITHRTATVHDLTPRELDVIQLVTNGRSNHEIGAELYLGVNTIKTYIRTAYRKIGVTTRVQAVLWGVHQGLLEGYEIVQKPDAPQSLRAS from the coding sequence TTGATCACCCACCGCACCGCCACCGTCCACGACCTCACCCCGCGCGAGCTCGACGTGATCCAGCTCGTCACGAACGGCCGGTCGAACCACGAGATCGGCGCCGAGCTCTACCTCGGCGTCAACACCATCAAGACCTACATCCGGACCGCCTACCGCAAGATCGGCGTCACGACCCGGGTCCAGGCCGTCCTGTGGGGCGTGCACCAGGGGCTGCTCGAGGGCTACGAGATCGTCCAGAAGCCCGACGCGCCGCAGTCGCTCCGCGCCAGCTGA